The Neodiprion virginianus isolate iyNeoVirg1 chromosome 5, iyNeoVirg1.1, whole genome shotgun sequence genome contains a region encoding:
- the LOC124304307 gene encoding polynucleotide 5'-hydroxyl-kinase NOL9, giving the protein MTTNGYDRKFKNRVRKLLTNKIGEISKARSKKQKQVIDCLTRKRAVISKPPQTITVVDDEYSTEVSTKDVDEIFNKKLKSEKRKKRPSEDSCETTKKQKVHKKKQKVEKEETPQSDHILKKEKARSKRLRQNVSKSEKLLIFPTDNLHLTENTDRDNAYMNDNLTNRNRYAINDSLTILERRKRFGDPTVINGVPLNMSNLSIFNSSVTYVSTDFTASNSRDDFGCSFFSDAEDSNLSTNLINSNSKPTIMENATMDTESIDGGVNEDIDDVANLFVNTAVDIKEYDSDVSLVSSGDKSHPNSSSTPSKNDFRAELPFQDSEITLETPSKIKPKFYSLQNKVIAIMSPSCKFYFNGKLRVKVLIGKVEIYGFVFSKSETVVPAEIYSPRGVSLVSIETVCDKINANTSTESICNLLRTEGINIDIAENLAKKLNDFPGGQAVVVLENLENTLTKFLDTYYQFKLFPKVEDTTNYHNLHPRKAEKLLQAVFQYDNLQGKQLQKDSYRDSNVLKRLVNQNPNDYQRILIAGGKSVGKSTTLRYFINGLLPTRKEIVVVDFDPGQPEFTPSGCISLSLIDRPLIGPNYTHLKTPFYQLFIGEVDVTRCIPRYVNAAKKLVEYLNESTRLQNSTVVINTMGFCTGVGWDIIVYIIKLIHPSTVVQIGSHRPQNNFLRPLSSKVINEQIPILSPDRLAGREDEYSLWDKACDHDLHVVPTLAESKGKFGDLWEIGPRQQRDLTLLSYLSKILKYDELGEKFLFTQSLRINDAVPYSVPLSGLTISLMRPVVPASHILATMNGNIVALCGIDETQENSEEARAAEEVYPKTLPRAPLSTCYGFGIVRGVDVKTGKAYVNTPLSISELQSVNAFVGCIPLPVKLIGGLGHRNAPYVSEGVNLPTSRDTNRRFFRMRRHYVHRY; this is encoded by the exons ATGACGACAAACGGCTATgaccgaaaattcaaaaatcgtgTCAG aaaATTGCTGACCAATAAAATAGGTGAAATATCGAAGGCCCGttccaaaaaacaaaagcaaGTGATTGATTGTCTTACAAGAAAACGCGCCGTTATTTCAAAACCACCACAAACAATTACCGTCGTAGACGATGAGTATTCAACTGAAGTTTCGACGAAAGATGTTGACgaaatatttaacaaaaaattaaaatcagaaaaacgtaaaaaacgTCCCAGCGAAGACAGCTGCGAGacaacaaagaaacaaaaagtacacaaaaaaaagcaaaaagttgaaaaagaagaaactcCTCAATCAGATcatatattgaaaaaagaaaaggcaCGTTCAAAGCGTTTGCGACAGAATGTCtcgaaatctgaaaaattgcTAATATTTCCGACTGACAATTTACATCTTACGGAGAATACTGATCGTGATAATGCTTATATGAACGATAATTTGACGAATAGGAATCGTTACGCCATAAATGATTCACTAACGATTttggaaagaagaaagagattTGGAGATCCAACGGTAATAAATGGAGTTCCATTAAACATGTCAAACTTGTCAATATTTAATTCATCAGTTACATATGTAAGCACAGATTTTACGGCGTCAAATTCGCGGGATGATTTTGGTTGCAGCTTTTTTTCTGACGCGGAAGATTCGAATTTGAGCACAAACTTAATAAATTCCAATAGCAAACCCACGATCATGGAGAATGCTACAATGGATACTGAATCAATTGATGGAGGTGTTAACGAAGATATCGACGACGTTGCGAATCTGTTTGTAAATACAGCCGTAGATATCAAGGAGTATGATTCGGACGTATCGCTTGTTTCGAGTGGGGACAAATCACATCCTAACTCTTCCTCGACTCCGAGCAAAAACGATTTCAGGGCAGAACTGCCGTTTCAGGATTCGGAAATAACATTGGAAACCCCGTCAAAAATAAAGCCAAAATTTTACAGTCTTCAAAATAAGGTTATAGCCATAATGAGTCCGTCTTGTAAATTTTACTTCAACGGAAAATTGCGCGTCAAAGTCTTGATCGGCAAGGTAGAAATATACGGATTTGTTTTTAGTAAAAGCGAAACCGTCGTGCCCGCCGAAATTTATTCCCCGAGAGGGGTGAGTTTGGTGAGCATAGAGACTGTCTGCGACAAGATCAATGCGAATACGAGCACAGAAAGCATTTGCAATTTGTTGAGAACGGAAGGAATCAACATCGACATAGCGGAAAATCTCGCAAAGAAACTGAACGATTTTCCCGGCGGACAAGCGGTTGTGgttttggaaaatttggaaaacacTCTGACGAAATTTTTGGACACTTATTACCAGTTCAAACTGTTCCCAAAGGTCGAAGATACGACAAATTATCACAACTTGCATCCAAGAAAGGcggaaaaattattgcaagCGGTATTTCAGTACGACAATCTGCAGGGAAAGCAGTTACAAAAAGACAGTTATCGCGATTCGAATGTATTGAAACGACTTGTGAACCAGAATCCGAACGATTATCAACGAATATTGATTGCTGGCGGCAAGAGCGTCGGGAAGTCGACGACTCTGCGATATTTCATAAACGGTTTGTTGCCCACCCGCAAGGAAATCGTCGTCGTAGATTTCGATCCTGGTCAACCGGAATTCACGCCGTCTGGATGCATTTCTTTGAGCTTGATCGACCGGCCTTTAATCGGGCCGAATTACACCCACCTGAAAACCCCATTTTACCAGCTTTTTATCGGCGAAGTTGACGTGACCCGATGCATTCCACGCTACGTAAATGCGGCAAAAAAATTGGTAGAATACCTGAACGAATCGACGAGATTACAGAACAGCACAGTCGTCATTAACACGATGGGATTTTGTACCGGTGTCGGATGGGACATCATAGTCTACATTATCAAACTAATTCACCCTTCAACAGTCGTGCAAATAGGTAGCCATAGACCGCAAAACAACTTCTTGCGCCCGTTGAGCAGTAAAGTGATCAATGAGCAG ATCCCGATTCTTTCACCAGATCGTTTAGCCGGTCGTGAGGACGAATATTCACTCTGGGATAAGGCTTGCGATCACGATTTACACGTGGTGCCGACGCTCGCCGAATCGAAAGGAAAATTCGGAGATTTGTGGGAAATCGGACCGCGCCAACAGCGCGATCTCACACTGCTATCGTATCTCAGTAAAATTCTGAAGTACGACGAGCTCGGAGAAAAGTTTTT ATTCACTCAGTCGTTGCGAATCAACGATGCAGTTCCCTACTC GGTACCGTTGTCAGGTTTAACGATATCGTTGATGCGCCCGGTAGTTCCGGCTTCCCATATTCTGGCAACAATGAACGGAAACATCGTCGCCTTATGCGGGATCGATGAGACCCAAGAGAATTCTGAGGAGGCTCGTGCTGCGGAGGAAGTTTATCCGAAAACTTTGCCGAGAGCGCCGTTATCGACGTGTTACGGATTCG GAATCGTGCGGGGCGTCGACGTGAAGACCGGAAAGGCATATGTCAACACTCCGCTCTCTATCAGCGAGTTACAATCCGTAAATGCCTTCGTCGGTTGCATTCCGTTACCGGTAAAATTGATCGGAGGTTTGGGTCATCGTAATGCGCCTTACGTGAGTGAGGGGGTCAATTTACCAACGAGCAGAGACACTAATCGCAGATTTTTCCGAATGAGGCGTCACTATGTACATAGATACTGA
- the LOC124304305 gene encoding DNA (cytosine-5)-methyltransferase 3B-like isoform X1, producing MRSGCARYYFNSVACGLPGAQPNETIVRTSSDEYDSSLFVKSKDDPLVEWESVQCYTMSNKRSIGESGILEDHCLYTKKPFFKAERTTSSDGSWPKSKGETGKDVMVKVEETDYGGLYYDFDDSSEKTGVAFLNRDHDYYSIESSNSCKEEQPSAEQSFSSSSSTNDDKSVIIRNLENWLHASSENQNAFDGPIIATNAGQDKGKNLSNTRDDFPRSSYTGRNQGQESLEQNLFTYGTKPYPSVRQRYPETRSKRGEKYSSADVSKVKSIQDKKANSVSQFPEVGSGNHNSLKEQSSHNSRRMTRSLIKSIENVFGSENARNQVGKFVWGRISMAWWPAIVVAAEDVGIEPKVDKVCVYWIGEDLISLLNEKTQVEPFSSSLDSRLLRHLEDERVPRDRKKACFVTLKLFSKRLNIPLIKPHVAWAQKHLMGKNHLNDVICSPLPKYIQQRLAQLKQENTKAKAKIERSKEEARSPKSPNDSSSLSSENRDSLDKKLKDNGSRSSKFPKYLVRKSAKELLSSSAEDLVLPLMDQKPGVIVWGKISGHSWWPAMIIHHHDCGTKEPNFGCQWILWYGDYQLSQVHYENVMKFDEGIKKMQSYVTQCKRQVYTNAVLNACKDYCARLNYDTSKWTMDDVLAWVSSLSTTSKMPIISRPNDESSESRYSSHIVEKLNEMKANQGVAAERESQIENCDALKAVFAGLCDTLEVLCIICLKIHCKNLQEHPFFNCVLCTACLEEFKAAIFAYGDDGKCFYCTLCAGSDTIVMCDSYDCPRVYCTACLKYLIAPASYDEILLKDPWLCFLCDDSYKQEKSRIFKPRADWKKRMGQLFHKNIDTSWNKVWDNSRERKSIRVLSLFDGISTGLLVLENLGIIVEDYYAAEIDADAQTVSMAHFGDKIYQLGDVRSITQDVIDSIAPIDLLIGGSPCNDLSVANPNRLGLNDPNGTGVLFFEYCRIKNLVTEANGGHHLFWLFENVASMQSRYRIAINQSLNCEPYLIDAADFSPQHRPRLFWSNLPIGVNFPPPDPSQNLQSVLTPNCNRHALVKKIQTVTTKVNSLKQGVSLLKPVLMNGAPDSLWITELELIFGFPRHFTDVKNLSATKRQKLIGQSWSVQTITAILRPLCYFFLLKTPE from the exons ATGCGCAGCGGTTGTGCACGCTACTACTTCAACTCGGTCGCCTGCGGCCTGCCCGGCGCACAACCG AACGAAACTATCGTCCGGACGTCGAGCGATGAATATGATTCGAGTCTATTCGTCAAGAGTAAAGATGATCCTCTTGTAGAATGGGAATCGGTTCAGTGTTACACGATGTCTAACAAACGATCAATCGGCGAGTCCGGTATCCTAGAAGATCATTGTCTTTACACAAAAAAGCCATTTTTCAAAGCAGAAAGAACCACGTCGTCCGATGGTTCTTGGCCAAAGTCCAAGGGCGAGACCGGTAAAGATGTTATGGTAAAAGTTGAGGAGACCGATTACGGAGGGTTGTACTATGACTTCGATGACTCGAGCGAAAAAACCGGCGTTGCTTTCCTGAACCGCGACCACGATTACTATTCAATCGAAAGCAGCAACAGCTGCAAGGAGGAACAACCATCTGCCGAGCAGAGTTTCTCCAGTTCATCGAGCACGAACGACGACAAATCGGTTATCATTCGTAATCTTGAAAACTGGCTCCACGCATCCTCCGAAAATCAAAACGCCTTTGACGGTCCCATAATTGCCACAAACGCTGGCCAGGATAAGGGAAAGAATTTATCTAACACCCGCGATGACTTTCCTCGGAGTAGCTACACTGGCCGGAATCAAGGCCAAGAGTCCTTGGAGCAGAATCTCTTCACTTACGGAACCAAGCCGTATCCTTCGGTCCGGCAAAGATACCCGGAGACCCGGAGCAAAAGGGGAGAGAAATATTCATCCGCAGATGTATCGAAAGTGAAATCTATCCAGGATAAAAAAGCGAACAGTGTTTCCCAATTCCCAGAGGTCGGAAGTGGCAATCACAACTCTCTGAAGGAACAGTCTTCGCACAATAGTCGCAGGATGACGCGAAGCCTCATTAAGAGTATCGAGAACGTATTTGGGTCTGAAAACGCACGCAATCAAGTCGGCAAGTTCGTTTGGGGACGGATCAGCATGGCCTGGTGGCCCG CAATAGTGGTTGCCGCTGAGGATGTTGGGATTGAACCAAAGGTGGATAAAGTTTGTGTTTATTGGATAGGCGAGGATCTAATTTCGCTG TTAAACGAGAAAACTCAAGTTGAACCATTTTCAAGTAGTTTAGATAGTAGACTGCTCAGACATCTCGAAGACGAAAGAGTACCAAGAGATAGGAAGAAGGCCTGTTTCGTAACTTTgaag CTTTTCTCGAAACGTTTGAACATCCCTTTGATCAAACCTCACGTAGCCTGGGCCCAAAAGCATCTGATGGGAAAAAACCACC TGAATGATGTAATATGCAGTCCACTTCCAAAATATATACAACAACGGCTGGCCCAGTTAAAGCAGGAAAATACTAAGGCAAAGGCAAAGATTGAACGCAGTAAAGAAGAAGCAC GTTCACCAAAATCGCCCAACGACTCGAGTTCTTTAAGCAGCGAAAATCGGGACAGCTTGGACAAGAAGCTCAAGGATAATG GATCACGATCCAGTAAATTTCCCAAATACTTGGTCCGAAAATCGGCAAAGGAATTGCTTTCCAGTTCTGCAGAAGATCTCGTACTGCCACTGATGGATCAAAAACCGGGAGTTATCGTGTGGGGAAAAATCAGTGGGCATAGCTGGTGGCCTG CGATGATCATTCATCATCACGACTGTGGAACAAAGGAACCCAACTTTGGCTGCCAATGGATCCTCTGGTACGGGGATTATCAGTTATCCCAG GTTCACTATGAGAATGTAATGAAATTCGACGagggaataaagaaaatgcAGAGCTACGTAACTCAGTGTAAAAGACAAGTATACACGAACGCTGTTCTCAACGCCTGCAAG GATTATTGTGCTCGGCTCAATTACGATACCAGCAAATGGACGATGGACGATGTCTTAGCTTGGGTGTCAAGTTTGAGTACCACTTCGAAAATGCCAATAATTTCCAGGCCAAATGACGAGTCTTCAGAATCAAGATATTCGTCTCACATTGTGGAAAAACTTAATGAGATGAAAGCAAATCAGGGTGTTGCAGCTGAACGTGAAAGCCAAATTGAAAACTGCG ATGCTTTGAAAGCCGTATTTGCTGGGCTTTGTGACACTCTGGAAGTTCTGTGCATTATTTGTCTAAAAATTCACTGCAAAAATTTACAAGAACATCCGTTTTTCAACTGCGTTCTTTGCACAGCTTGCTTG GAAGAATTCAAGGCAGCTATATTCGCTTACGGGGATGATGGAAAATGC TTCTACTGCACTTTGTGCGCCGGTTCGGACACAATCGTCATGTGTGACAGTTACGATTGTCCTCG AGTTTATTGCACCGCTTGTCTTAAGTATCTGATAGCTCCAGCGAGCTATGATGAAATTCTGCTCAAGGATCCATGGCTCTGTTTTTTATGTGACGACTCTTACAAACAAGAGAAAAGTCGAATATTCAAACCACGAGCAGACTGGAAGAAAAGGATGGGTCAACTATTTCACAAAAACATTGACACAAGTTGGAATAAAGTATGGGATAATagtagagagagaaaatcaATACGTGTACTGTCACTCTTTGATGGAATCAGTACAG gaCTGCTAGTGCTAGAAAATCTGGGCATAATAGTGGAAGATTATTACGCTGCAGAAATCGACGCCGATGCGCAAACCGTCAGCATGGCACATTTTGGGGACAAAATATACCAGCTTGGTGATGTCAGGAGTATAACGCAGGACGTTATAGACTCGATTGCACCCATCGATTTACTCATCGGCGGTTCACCATGCAATGACTTAAGCGTAGCAAATCCAAACCGATTGGGTTTAAACG ATCCGAATGGAACTGGAGTACTCTTTTTCGAGTACTGTCGAATAAAGAACCTCGTCACTGAAGCAAACGGAGGTCACCACTTGTTTTGgctttttgaaaatgttgctTCAATGCAGAGCCGATACAGAATTGCAATTAATCA gtCCCTCAATTGTGAACCATACCTCATAGATGCCGCAGATTTTTCACCCCAACATCGGCCAAGATTGTTTTGGAGCAATCTTCCAATAGGGGTAAATTTTCCGCCTCCAGACCCCTCTCAAAATCTGCAAAGCGTTTTGACACCAAATTGCAACCGCCATGCTTTGGTAAAAAAGATACAGACAGTCACGACGAAAGTAAATTCTTTGAAACAAG GTGTATCACTTTTGAAACCAGTTTTGATGAACGGAGCGCCTGATTCTTTGTGGATAACAGAATTGGAGCTAATTTTTGGCTTTCCAAGGCATTTCACTGACGTTAAAAACCTTTCTGCTACAAAACGGCAAAAATTGATCGGTCAATCATGGAGTGTGCAAACGATCACTGCAATTTTACGACCTCTCTgctatttctttttattaaaaacgCCAGAGTAA
- the LOC124304305 gene encoding DNA (cytosine-5)-methyltransferase 3B-like isoform X2 produces the protein MEQKQRTGGDLTSTKQNETIVRTSSDEYDSSLFVKSKDDPLVEWESVQCYTMSNKRSIGESGILEDHCLYTKKPFFKAERTTSSDGSWPKSKGETGKDVMVKVEETDYGGLYYDFDDSSEKTGVAFLNRDHDYYSIESSNSCKEEQPSAEQSFSSSSSTNDDKSVIIRNLENWLHASSENQNAFDGPIIATNAGQDKGKNLSNTRDDFPRSSYTGRNQGQESLEQNLFTYGTKPYPSVRQRYPETRSKRGEKYSSADVSKVKSIQDKKANSVSQFPEVGSGNHNSLKEQSSHNSRRMTRSLIKSIENVFGSENARNQVGKFVWGRISMAWWPAIVVAAEDVGIEPKVDKVCVYWIGEDLISLLNEKTQVEPFSSSLDSRLLRHLEDERVPRDRKKACFVTLKLFSKRLNIPLIKPHVAWAQKHLMGKNHLNDVICSPLPKYIQQRLAQLKQENTKAKAKIERSKEEARSPKSPNDSSSLSSENRDSLDKKLKDNGSRSSKFPKYLVRKSAKELLSSSAEDLVLPLMDQKPGVIVWGKISGHSWWPAMIIHHHDCGTKEPNFGCQWILWYGDYQLSQVHYENVMKFDEGIKKMQSYVTQCKRQVYTNAVLNACKDYCARLNYDTSKWTMDDVLAWVSSLSTTSKMPIISRPNDESSESRYSSHIVEKLNEMKANQGVAAERESQIENCDALKAVFAGLCDTLEVLCIICLKIHCKNLQEHPFFNCVLCTACLEEFKAAIFAYGDDGKCFYCTLCAGSDTIVMCDSYDCPRVYCTACLKYLIAPASYDEILLKDPWLCFLCDDSYKQEKSRIFKPRADWKKRMGQLFHKNIDTSWNKVWDNSRERKSIRVLSLFDGISTGLLVLENLGIIVEDYYAAEIDADAQTVSMAHFGDKIYQLGDVRSITQDVIDSIAPIDLLIGGSPCNDLSVANPNRLGLNDPNGTGVLFFEYCRIKNLVTEANGGHHLFWLFENVASMQSRYRIAINQSLNCEPYLIDAADFSPQHRPRLFWSNLPIGVNFPPPDPSQNLQSVLTPNCNRHALVKKIQTVTTKVNSLKQGVSLLKPVLMNGAPDSLWITELELIFGFPRHFTDVKNLSATKRQKLIGQSWSVQTITAILRPLCYFFLLKTPE, from the exons ATGGAACAGAAGCAAAGGACTGGTGGAGACTTGACTTCTACAAAACAG AACGAAACTATCGTCCGGACGTCGAGCGATGAATATGATTCGAGTCTATTCGTCAAGAGTAAAGATGATCCTCTTGTAGAATGGGAATCGGTTCAGTGTTACACGATGTCTAACAAACGATCAATCGGCGAGTCCGGTATCCTAGAAGATCATTGTCTTTACACAAAAAAGCCATTTTTCAAAGCAGAAAGAACCACGTCGTCCGATGGTTCTTGGCCAAAGTCCAAGGGCGAGACCGGTAAAGATGTTATGGTAAAAGTTGAGGAGACCGATTACGGAGGGTTGTACTATGACTTCGATGACTCGAGCGAAAAAACCGGCGTTGCTTTCCTGAACCGCGACCACGATTACTATTCAATCGAAAGCAGCAACAGCTGCAAGGAGGAACAACCATCTGCCGAGCAGAGTTTCTCCAGTTCATCGAGCACGAACGACGACAAATCGGTTATCATTCGTAATCTTGAAAACTGGCTCCACGCATCCTCCGAAAATCAAAACGCCTTTGACGGTCCCATAATTGCCACAAACGCTGGCCAGGATAAGGGAAAGAATTTATCTAACACCCGCGATGACTTTCCTCGGAGTAGCTACACTGGCCGGAATCAAGGCCAAGAGTCCTTGGAGCAGAATCTCTTCACTTACGGAACCAAGCCGTATCCTTCGGTCCGGCAAAGATACCCGGAGACCCGGAGCAAAAGGGGAGAGAAATATTCATCCGCAGATGTATCGAAAGTGAAATCTATCCAGGATAAAAAAGCGAACAGTGTTTCCCAATTCCCAGAGGTCGGAAGTGGCAATCACAACTCTCTGAAGGAACAGTCTTCGCACAATAGTCGCAGGATGACGCGAAGCCTCATTAAGAGTATCGAGAACGTATTTGGGTCTGAAAACGCACGCAATCAAGTCGGCAAGTTCGTTTGGGGACGGATCAGCATGGCCTGGTGGCCCG CAATAGTGGTTGCCGCTGAGGATGTTGGGATTGAACCAAAGGTGGATAAAGTTTGTGTTTATTGGATAGGCGAGGATCTAATTTCGCTG TTAAACGAGAAAACTCAAGTTGAACCATTTTCAAGTAGTTTAGATAGTAGACTGCTCAGACATCTCGAAGACGAAAGAGTACCAAGAGATAGGAAGAAGGCCTGTTTCGTAACTTTgaag CTTTTCTCGAAACGTTTGAACATCCCTTTGATCAAACCTCACGTAGCCTGGGCCCAAAAGCATCTGATGGGAAAAAACCACC TGAATGATGTAATATGCAGTCCACTTCCAAAATATATACAACAACGGCTGGCCCAGTTAAAGCAGGAAAATACTAAGGCAAAGGCAAAGATTGAACGCAGTAAAGAAGAAGCAC GTTCACCAAAATCGCCCAACGACTCGAGTTCTTTAAGCAGCGAAAATCGGGACAGCTTGGACAAGAAGCTCAAGGATAATG GATCACGATCCAGTAAATTTCCCAAATACTTGGTCCGAAAATCGGCAAAGGAATTGCTTTCCAGTTCTGCAGAAGATCTCGTACTGCCACTGATGGATCAAAAACCGGGAGTTATCGTGTGGGGAAAAATCAGTGGGCATAGCTGGTGGCCTG CGATGATCATTCATCATCACGACTGTGGAACAAAGGAACCCAACTTTGGCTGCCAATGGATCCTCTGGTACGGGGATTATCAGTTATCCCAG GTTCACTATGAGAATGTAATGAAATTCGACGagggaataaagaaaatgcAGAGCTACGTAACTCAGTGTAAAAGACAAGTATACACGAACGCTGTTCTCAACGCCTGCAAG GATTATTGTGCTCGGCTCAATTACGATACCAGCAAATGGACGATGGACGATGTCTTAGCTTGGGTGTCAAGTTTGAGTACCACTTCGAAAATGCCAATAATTTCCAGGCCAAATGACGAGTCTTCAGAATCAAGATATTCGTCTCACATTGTGGAAAAACTTAATGAGATGAAAGCAAATCAGGGTGTTGCAGCTGAACGTGAAAGCCAAATTGAAAACTGCG ATGCTTTGAAAGCCGTATTTGCTGGGCTTTGTGACACTCTGGAAGTTCTGTGCATTATTTGTCTAAAAATTCACTGCAAAAATTTACAAGAACATCCGTTTTTCAACTGCGTTCTTTGCACAGCTTGCTTG GAAGAATTCAAGGCAGCTATATTCGCTTACGGGGATGATGGAAAATGC TTCTACTGCACTTTGTGCGCCGGTTCGGACACAATCGTCATGTGTGACAGTTACGATTGTCCTCG AGTTTATTGCACCGCTTGTCTTAAGTATCTGATAGCTCCAGCGAGCTATGATGAAATTCTGCTCAAGGATCCATGGCTCTGTTTTTTATGTGACGACTCTTACAAACAAGAGAAAAGTCGAATATTCAAACCACGAGCAGACTGGAAGAAAAGGATGGGTCAACTATTTCACAAAAACATTGACACAAGTTGGAATAAAGTATGGGATAATagtagagagagaaaatcaATACGTGTACTGTCACTCTTTGATGGAATCAGTACAG gaCTGCTAGTGCTAGAAAATCTGGGCATAATAGTGGAAGATTATTACGCTGCAGAAATCGACGCCGATGCGCAAACCGTCAGCATGGCACATTTTGGGGACAAAATATACCAGCTTGGTGATGTCAGGAGTATAACGCAGGACGTTATAGACTCGATTGCACCCATCGATTTACTCATCGGCGGTTCACCATGCAATGACTTAAGCGTAGCAAATCCAAACCGATTGGGTTTAAACG ATCCGAATGGAACTGGAGTACTCTTTTTCGAGTACTGTCGAATAAAGAACCTCGTCACTGAAGCAAACGGAGGTCACCACTTGTTTTGgctttttgaaaatgttgctTCAATGCAGAGCCGATACAGAATTGCAATTAATCA gtCCCTCAATTGTGAACCATACCTCATAGATGCCGCAGATTTTTCACCCCAACATCGGCCAAGATTGTTTTGGAGCAATCTTCCAATAGGGGTAAATTTTCCGCCTCCAGACCCCTCTCAAAATCTGCAAAGCGTTTTGACACCAAATTGCAACCGCCATGCTTTGGTAAAAAAGATACAGACAGTCACGACGAAAGTAAATTCTTTGAAACAAG GTGTATCACTTTTGAAACCAGTTTTGATGAACGGAGCGCCTGATTCTTTGTGGATAACAGAATTGGAGCTAATTTTTGGCTTTCCAAGGCATTTCACTGACGTTAAAAACCTTTCTGCTACAAAACGGCAAAAATTGATCGGTCAATCATGGAGTGTGCAAACGATCACTGCAATTTTACGACCTCTCTgctatttctttttattaaaaacgCCAGAGTAA